A genomic stretch from Heterodontus francisci isolate sHetFra1 chromosome 23, sHetFra1.hap1, whole genome shotgun sequence includes:
- the LOC137382949 gene encoding probable G-protein coupled receptor 139: MVILYRGKCGLSKCVTRYLVTMAVMDLLVVFLDLIFRHIPIVYREHFRFMNYIRVCNIHAVLLYAITDCSVWATVSFTFDRFVAISCQKLKRKYCTERIAAVVLGTVIVLCCLSNTFWYFVFKNYYPFMNFPWFCYMPSVVMRSFFWLIVIAIHHLLNPALPFILILLLNVFTVRNILVSSRARRRLRGKSIGDRPKDPEMESRRKSIILLFVISWNFILLWAVFALHSIWYQMFVFGYDTISPPNALNQLGFMLQQLSCCTNTFIYVVMQTKIREQMKDVVKYPFKLIVNVIKM, encoded by the coding sequence ATGGTGATCCTGtatcgaggaaagtgtggtctttccaaatgtgtcactcgctacctggtgaccatggcagtgaTGGATTTACTGGTTGTTTTCCTCGACCTGATATTCAGGCACATtccaattgtttatcgggaacatttTCGTTTCATGAATTACATccgtgtgtgtaatatccacgccgtcttgCTTTATGCCATTACTGACTGTTCTGTCTGGGCCActgtctctttcacctttgatcgttttGTAGCCATTTCTTGCCAGaaactgaagagaaaatattgtactgagagaatagcggctgtggttctgggaacagtgattgtACTGTGTTGTTTAAGCAATACATTCTGGTATTTTGTGTTCAAAAATTACTATCCATTTAtgaatttcccctggttttgttaTATGCCAAGTGTTGTTATGAGATCTTTCTTCTGGTTAATAGTGATAGCCATTCATCATCTTCTAAACCCCGCTCTCCCATTTAttttgattctgctgctcaatgtttTCACTGTCAGGAACATTTTAGTGAGTAGCAGAGCTCGCAGGAGGCTCCGGGGGAAAAGCATTGGGGACCGtcccaaagacccagagatggagagtcgaaggaaatccattattttattgtttgTTATCTCGTGGAATTTCATATTGCTATGGGCAGTGTTTGCATTGCATTCAATATGGTACCAAATGTTTGTTTTTGGGTATGATACGATATCGCCACCGAATGCATTAAACCAACTGGGGTTCATGCTACAAcagctgagttgctgcacaaatacttttATTTATGTCGTGATGCAAACTAAGATCAGGGAGCAGATGAAGGATGTGGTCAAGTATCCCTTTAAACTAATTGTTAATGTCATTAAAATGTGA